A part of Microbacterium terregens genomic DNA contains:
- a CDS encoding dynamin family protein yields MAESKEVQRAADKGNDAASPQNTSAAPTNGAPAKRHVAAAQKNAAAAQKKNGAAVQQQPQTTKIEALVRVIGNVGKLAASSGREDLAARMDQTQERLRDPNVRVIVVGEFKKGKSKLINALVNAPACPVDDDVATSVPTSVGYAETASAAILVHHESGAPGNIERQEVALEDLSDLVSEKGNPSNERKIISAEVLLPREILKGGLRIVDSPGVGGLDSSNSLTTLAALSSAHAVLLVSDASQEYTEPEIQFLKHAMRVSPNVAAVLAKTDLYPDWRQIERIDRSHLGNVGEVPMFTVSSDLRMMAAELQDRELNDESGFPALVAHLRREVLERAEVIHERAAVHDLASVVDQLTMSLRSELNALEHPEDTPRMIAELEDAKARADEFRGRSSRWQVTLSDGVADLISDMEHDLRDRLRKVQREAEKSIDEGDPGPIWDQITEWLDQRVAAAVSETFVWTDERSRWLSEEVAELFAEGGNDLPLIEVGNTEGVLDPVEGIAKLNGGQMGAGEKIYIGVRGSYGGVLMVGLATGLIGLSLINPLSLLAGILVGRRAYREDMGSRLSRRQFEAKNLVRRYIDEVTFQVSKQLKDRLRLVQRSARDHFGGIADEFHRSLSESVLAAKQAAGTFAADTDQRMTQLRTQVKQLEALRSEIPVLPPIRKEAISR; encoded by the coding sequence TTGGCAGAGAGCAAAGAAGTTCAGCGCGCGGCCGACAAGGGGAACGACGCCGCCTCACCGCAGAACACTTCGGCTGCGCCGACGAATGGCGCACCGGCGAAGCGGCACGTTGCGGCCGCGCAGAAGAATGCAGCCGCCGCACAGAAGAAGAACGGCGCAGCCGTTCAGCAGCAGCCGCAGACGACCAAGATCGAAGCGCTGGTCCGGGTCATCGGAAACGTCGGCAAACTGGCGGCGTCCTCAGGACGCGAAGACCTCGCGGCACGTATGGATCAGACGCAGGAGCGACTGCGCGATCCGAACGTACGTGTCATCGTGGTCGGCGAGTTCAAGAAGGGCAAGAGCAAGCTCATCAACGCGCTGGTCAACGCGCCGGCATGCCCGGTCGACGATGACGTGGCGACGAGCGTTCCCACCTCGGTCGGCTACGCCGAGACGGCCTCCGCCGCCATTCTGGTCCACCACGAGAGCGGCGCGCCCGGCAATATCGAACGGCAGGAAGTCGCACTCGAGGACCTGAGTGATCTCGTCTCCGAAAAGGGCAACCCGAGCAACGAGCGCAAGATCATCTCCGCTGAAGTCCTGCTGCCGCGCGAGATCCTCAAGGGCGGCCTGCGGATCGTCGATTCGCCCGGCGTCGGCGGCCTTGACTCGTCGAACTCGCTGACCACGCTGGCTGCCCTCTCATCGGCGCACGCCGTGCTGCTCGTCTCGGATGCCTCGCAGGAGTACACCGAGCCGGAGATCCAATTCCTCAAGCACGCGATGCGCGTCTCGCCCAACGTCGCTGCGGTCCTGGCGAAAACCGACCTCTACCCCGACTGGCGACAGATCGAGCGCATCGATCGCTCGCACCTGGGGAATGTCGGCGAAGTGCCGATGTTCACGGTCTCGAGCGACCTCAGGATGATGGCAGCAGAGCTGCAGGACCGCGAACTCAACGACGAGTCCGGGTTCCCGGCGCTCGTCGCCCACCTCCGCCGCGAGGTCCTCGAACGCGCCGAGGTGATCCACGAGCGCGCCGCCGTGCACGATCTCGCCTCGGTCGTCGATCAGCTCACGATGTCGCTGCGCTCCGAACTGAACGCGCTCGAGCATCCCGAAGACACCCCGCGGATGATCGCGGAACTCGAGGACGCGAAGGCGCGGGCGGACGAGTTCCGCGGCCGCTCGTCGCGCTGGCAGGTCACGCTGAGCGACGGCGTGGCGGACCTGATCTCCGACATGGAGCACGATCTGCGTGACCGCCTGCGCAAGGTGCAGCGCGAAGCGGAGAAGTCCATCGACGAGGGGGATCCCGGTCCGATATGGGACCAGATCACCGAATGGCTCGACCAGCGCGTCGCTGCCGCCGTCTCCGAGACGTTCGTCTGGACGGACGAGCGCTCACGGTGGCTCTCCGAAGAGGTCGCCGAGCTGTTCGCCGAGGGCGGCAACGATCTGCCACTCATCGAAGTCGGCAACACCGAGGGAGTCCTGGATCCCGTCGAAGGCATCGCGAAGCTCAACGGCGGCCAGATGGGCGCGGGCGAGAAGATCTACATCGGCGTGCGCGGTTCGTACGGCGGTGTGTTGATGGTGGGCCTGGCCACAGGCCTCATCGGGCTGAGTCTGATCAACCCGCTTTCTCTGCTCGCCGGCATCCTGGTGGGGCGGCGGGCGTACCGTGAGGACATGGGATCCCGCCTCTCGCGCCGGCAGTTCGAAGCCAAGAACCTCGTCCGTCGCTACATCGACGAGGTGACCTTCCAGGTCAGCAAGCAGCTCAAGGACCGGCTTCGCCTCGTCCAGCGCTCCGCGCGGGACCATTTCGGAGGCATCGCGGACGAGTTCCACCGCTCGCTCTCGGAGTCGGTCCTGGCCGCCAAGCAGGCTGCGGGCACCTTCGCGGCCGACACGGATCAGCGGATGACACAGCTGCGGACGCAGGTCAAGCAGCTGGAAGCGCTGCGCTCGGAGATCCCGGTGCTTCCGCCGATCCGCAAGGAGGCAATCAGCCGGTGA
- a CDS encoding dynamin family protein, which translates to MSTTVRDEASDLIQSAFAVYEDDPAATGTLQDLDRRLREPLRLALAGMVKAGKSTLLNAMLGEQIAPTDAGECTRVVTWYRYSATPYVTLHPREGEPRRMPVKREGGKLVLTLDGIPAEDVKFIDVGWPSAGLQSVILIDTPGIASLSQETSARSTTFLTPDESPSSADAIVYLLRHLHASDVKFLEAFRDTAAGVSQTVNAVGVLSRADEVGSGRIDSLLSAGRVARRYERDGDLGSLALGVTPVAGLLAEGARTLREKEFAAFRELAALDKPSRDRLLISADRFVRASDVTTLSEEARRDLLERFGMFGVRLATTLVRGGASDSSQLAERLVQQSGLNELNQVVRNQFRTRADALKVRGVLDGLEKLVREKPRAGTQSLVDGIERIYATAHTLRELSLLARMRAAELPLSKDDAVLAERIVGGKGTPITARLGADEGAAPVVLRQLIDHQLIHWRTLAQSPLTERATTEVCRVVIRSLEEMASELGTAGFSGGAATHVDAPSGPGDGGGQSADEQPEQREAELDDEQLAQEFSVAPGSHKLQR; encoded by the coding sequence GTGAGCACAACGGTGCGCGACGAGGCGAGCGATCTCATCCAGTCCGCTTTCGCTGTCTACGAGGACGATCCCGCGGCGACCGGCACCCTGCAGGACCTGGACCGGCGTCTTCGCGAGCCACTGCGCCTGGCGCTGGCGGGAATGGTCAAGGCAGGCAAGTCGACGCTTCTGAACGCCATGCTGGGCGAGCAGATCGCCCCCACCGACGCCGGTGAGTGCACGCGCGTCGTCACCTGGTACCGGTACTCGGCGACGCCGTACGTGACCCTGCATCCTCGCGAGGGCGAGCCGCGCCGCATGCCGGTCAAGCGCGAGGGCGGCAAGCTCGTGCTCACCCTCGATGGGATCCCCGCCGAGGACGTCAAGTTCATCGACGTCGGGTGGCCGTCAGCGGGCCTGCAGTCAGTGATCCTCATCGACACGCCCGGCATCGCCTCGCTCTCTCAGGAGACCTCCGCGCGTTCGACGACGTTCCTGACACCAGATGAGTCCCCGTCGTCGGCGGACGCGATCGTGTATCTGCTCCGCCACCTGCACGCGTCGGACGTGAAGTTCCTCGAGGCCTTCCGCGACACCGCCGCCGGCGTTTCGCAGACCGTGAACGCCGTCGGGGTGCTTTCCCGGGCGGACGAGGTCGGTTCGGGTCGCATCGACTCCCTCCTGTCAGCGGGCAGGGTGGCGCGCCGGTATGAACGCGACGGCGATCTCGGCTCTCTCGCGCTCGGCGTCACGCCCGTGGCGGGTCTGCTGGCAGAGGGAGCGCGCACGCTCCGCGAGAAGGAATTCGCCGCATTCCGCGAGCTCGCCGCCCTCGACAAGCCGTCGCGGGATCGATTGCTGATCTCGGCCGACCGCTTCGTGCGCGCCAGCGATGTCACGACTCTCAGCGAGGAAGCGCGTCGTGATCTCCTGGAGCGCTTCGGAATGTTCGGGGTGCGGCTGGCAACGACACTGGTCCGTGGCGGCGCGTCGGACTCTTCTCAGCTCGCCGAGCGGCTGGTCCAGCAGAGCGGCCTGAACGAGCTCAACCAGGTCGTTCGAAATCAGTTCCGGACCCGAGCGGACGCGCTCAAAGTGCGCGGTGTGCTGGATGGACTGGAGAAGCTCGTCCGCGAGAAGCCCCGCGCGGGGACCCAGAGCCTGGTGGACGGCATCGAGCGCATCTACGCGACCGCCCACACTCTCCGAGAGCTCTCGCTCCTGGCGCGCATGCGCGCGGCAGAGTTGCCGCTGTCGAAGGACGATGCGGTGCTCGCCGAGCGGATCGTCGGAGGCAAGGGGACTCCCATCACCGCGCGGCTCGGCGCGGACGAGGGCGCCGCCCCGGTCGTCCTGCGACAGCTCATCGATCACCAGCTCATCCACTGGCGCACCCTCGCGCAGTCCCCGCTCACCGAGCGGGCCACCACCGAGGTATGCCGCGTCGTCATCCGCAGCCTCGAGGAGATGGCCTCAGAGCTCGGGACTGCCGGCTTCTCCGGAGGGGCCGCGACGCACGTCGACGCCCCGAGCGGACCAGGCGATGGCGGCGGGCAGAGTGCTGACGAGCAGCCCGAGCAGCGCGAGGCCGAGCTGGATGATGAGCAGTTGGCGCAGGAATTCTCCGTCGCTCCCGGAAGCCACAAGCTCCAGCGATAG
- a CDS encoding IniB N-terminal domain-containing protein: MSTPVATIADALIEFILSLLRDPSAVEEFDANPTGMLASNGLSDVCADDVRAVAPVVIDRPDVHPTPPPPPKPYPNDVIKEIKSITNNFVTIDNRATIVDQSVNQNIWTEGGDVTQIFDNEAIVASGDQAVAAGDDALVDNSDTDVEIGDVSIGNETTDVDIDGSFNDASTETDESVDLDADESFNDGSTNTNVDVEVEDSFNDYTETAVETDVEVEFETEETL, encoded by the coding sequence ATGAGTACACCAGTAGCGACCATCGCGGATGCGTTGATCGAATTCATTCTGAGCCTGCTGCGTGACCCGTCGGCGGTGGAAGAATTCGACGCGAACCCCACGGGGATGTTGGCGAGCAATGGCCTGAGCGACGTGTGCGCGGACGACGTCAGGGCCGTTGCCCCCGTGGTCATCGATCGTCCCGACGTGCACCCCACGCCGCCGCCGCCGCCCAAGCCGTACCCGAACGATGTCATCAAAGAGATCAAGAGCATCACGAACAACTTCGTGACCATCGACAACCGGGCGACCATCGTCGACCAGTCCGTCAACCAGAACATCTGGACCGAGGGCGGCGACGTCACGCAGATCTTCGACAACGAGGCCATCGTCGCCTCAGGCGACCAGGCGGTCGCGGCCGGTGACGACGCCCTCGTCGATAACTCGGACACGGACGTCGAGATCGGCGACGTGTCGATCGGCAACGAGACGACCGACGTGGATATCGACGGTTCGTTCAACGACGCGTCCACCGAGACCGATGAGTCCGTCGATCTCGATGCCGACGAGTCGTTCAACGACGGCTCGACCAACACGAACGTGGACGTCGAGGTCGAAGACTCCTTCAACGATTACACCGAGACCGCAGTGGAGACCGACGTGGAGGTCGAGTTCGAAACTGAGGAGACGCTGTAA
- a CDS encoding helix-turn-helix transcriptional regulator, producing MSTVQSEQNALADAEALFIWERQARPVMESIATAGDSPARAVVVGNAGSGKSTMLRELHRLLADRDAAPLLWGDSVDVSRVPASQALLVDDLHLLDSPRIASIRARAEDPDAALVVTSRPWPRVDALTSISRSLERSRPAIVLGHVSRSDVLTYLRAADQVIAGSCVDDILQFTGGVSWLVSEALALHDARDCADDSGHRAVMRAVEDRIAHRLDTISVELRLEIEALCVSPAGHDRLHAERDDIIAQGYAEGLLMRNGQPVPLVRAAVRSTIPVTRLIDLSANVADGLALSAAAGDSSYRDWVGGIQDPAIGAALMEHADRALDSDPGRAFELYVGALDCGLNPTALIGRQAQAAWASGNADLAASLLDSVPSSGPIPDSDRVADTSAAIWSMRGMMRMSDTVYRSLVPVGTETRARATIAAFGVGRMPEAVDSAQAPGLPSTLRVALELLDRGLRASMTADSTESAIADLVRASEMYTSAATSAPIPELPAVIAAIVAMNVGDLDVAHDVIENAIRGEQGGAWARTRLLLWRSWIAVQKARPGEARSALTHALEASSTRSARDTLLAQAIRVAIARRYEDSASLEAAWSAARDSILHTEVDLYLLLPLAELVTAAARVDDPGRLRPHFVSGLGIVEQLGSPPVWTTHLHWAGIQHGILLNLPDALEPHARALVTATAHSPIAAVMAQAGRVWTATLAGSVDADAVEAAAHGLASAGLGWDGARLAGHGANRTSDRRISARLLSCARELHPQEVTRKVARADDDAKSAAPAGPSGFTLSERERDVARLVLQGKTYAEIGETIFISPRTAEHHIAHIRRRLGASSRSDLIAKLRVVVDQDAGTGERAPIGQGQDA from the coding sequence ATGTCAACCGTTCAGTCTGAGCAGAACGCGCTGGCGGATGCCGAGGCCCTCTTCATCTGGGAGCGCCAGGCACGGCCGGTGATGGAGTCGATCGCCACTGCGGGCGACAGTCCCGCGCGGGCGGTCGTGGTGGGCAACGCCGGCTCCGGCAAATCGACGATGCTGCGCGAGCTGCACCGTCTCCTGGCCGACCGCGATGCCGCCCCGCTCCTGTGGGGCGATTCGGTGGACGTCTCGCGAGTACCCGCCTCGCAGGCGCTGCTGGTCGATGATCTGCACCTGCTCGACTCCCCGCGGATCGCTTCGATCCGGGCGCGCGCCGAAGACCCCGATGCGGCATTGGTCGTCACGAGTCGTCCCTGGCCGCGCGTGGACGCGCTGACCAGCATTTCGCGGAGCCTCGAGCGAAGCCGCCCCGCCATCGTGCTCGGTCACGTCTCGCGCTCGGACGTGCTGACCTACCTCCGCGCCGCGGACCAGGTCATCGCGGGTTCGTGTGTCGACGACATCCTGCAGTTCACCGGCGGTGTCTCGTGGCTGGTGTCTGAGGCACTGGCGCTGCACGACGCGCGAGACTGCGCCGATGACAGCGGCCACCGGGCGGTCATGCGCGCGGTGGAGGATCGCATCGCACACCGGCTGGACACGATCTCCGTGGAACTCCGCCTCGAGATCGAAGCCCTCTGCGTCTCCCCCGCCGGGCACGATCGCCTGCACGCCGAGCGAGACGACATCATCGCGCAGGGGTACGCCGAGGGTCTGCTGATGCGCAACGGTCAGCCGGTGCCGCTCGTCCGCGCGGCGGTCCGCTCCACCATTCCCGTGACGCGGCTCATCGACCTCAGCGCCAATGTCGCCGACGGGCTCGCGCTTTCGGCGGCCGCGGGCGATTCGAGCTACCGCGACTGGGTCGGCGGCATCCAGGATCCCGCCATCGGCGCGGCCCTCATGGAACACGCCGATCGCGCGCTGGACAGCGATCCGGGCCGCGCGTTCGAGCTCTACGTCGGCGCGCTGGACTGCGGACTGAACCCGACCGCCCTCATCGGGCGGCAGGCCCAGGCGGCATGGGCATCGGGAAACGCCGACCTCGCCGCCTCACTCCTGGACAGCGTTCCATCGTCCGGTCCGATCCCGGACAGCGACCGCGTCGCCGACACGTCGGCGGCGATCTGGTCCATGCGCGGCATGATGCGCATGAGCGACACCGTCTACCGCTCGCTCGTCCCGGTCGGCACCGAGACCCGCGCACGCGCCACGATCGCCGCCTTCGGTGTGGGGCGGATGCCGGAGGCCGTAGATTCCGCGCAGGCACCGGGTCTGCCCTCGACCCTCCGTGTGGCGCTGGAGCTGCTGGATCGCGGTCTGCGCGCATCGATGACCGCGGACAGCACGGAGTCGGCGATCGCCGACCTGGTTCGCGCGTCCGAGATGTACACCTCCGCTGCGACATCGGCGCCGATCCCCGAACTCCCCGCCGTGATCGCCGCCATCGTCGCGATGAACGTCGGCGACCTCGACGTCGCGCACGATGTCATCGAGAACGCGATCCGGGGGGAACAGGGCGGCGCGTGGGCTCGTACCCGCCTGCTTCTGTGGCGCTCGTGGATCGCCGTGCAGAAAGCCCGGCCGGGCGAGGCACGCAGCGCCCTGACACACGCCCTCGAAGCGTCCTCGACGCGCTCGGCCCGCGACACGCTGCTCGCCCAGGCGATCCGCGTCGCGATCGCGCGTCGATACGAGGATTCCGCGTCCCTGGAGGCTGCCTGGAGCGCCGCACGCGACAGCATCCTGCACACCGAGGTCGACCTGTACCTGCTGCTGCCCTTGGCCGAACTGGTCACCGCGGCAGCGCGCGTGGACGACCCGGGGCGACTGCGGCCCCACTTCGTGAGCGGGCTCGGCATCGTCGAACAGCTCGGCTCTCCGCCGGTCTGGACCACGCACCTGCACTGGGCCGGCATCCAGCACGGCATCCTGCTCAACCTTCCCGATGCGCTCGAGCCGCACGCGCGCGCCCTGGTGACCGCGACCGCACACAGCCCCATCGCCGCCGTCATGGCGCAGGCCGGGCGGGTGTGGACGGCGACGCTGGCCGGATCGGTGGATGCCGACGCCGTCGAGGCGGCCGCCCACGGCCTCGCCTCGGCCGGGCTCGGCTGGGACGGCGCACGGCTGGCAGGGCACGGCGCGAACCGGACCTCAGACCGCCGCATCTCTGCGCGACTGCTCTCGTGCGCCCGGGAACTGCACCCTCAGGAGGTCACCCGCAAGGTCGCCCGCGCCGACGACGACGCGAAGTCCGCCGCGCCGGCCGGCCCCTCCGGGTTCACGCTGAGCGAGCGCGAACGCGACGTCGCGCGGCTCGTGCTGCAGGGCAAGACGTACGCCGAGATCGGCGAGACCATCTTCATCTCACCGCGCACGGCGGAACACCACATCGCCCACATCCGGCGGCGCCTCGGCGCGTCGTCGCGGTCCGATCTGATCGCAAAACTGCGTGTGGTCGTGGATCAGGATGCGGGAACCGGGGAGCGAGCCCCTATCGGGCAGGGGCAGGACGCGTGA
- a CDS encoding Hsp70 family protein — protein sequence MTEVSYFLAVDVGTSRIAAATARVAADGSIVTAPFALGRKSDSVATVVFVGDDGELSFGDAAERRGVTQPERLIREFKRSIGDEVPIVVGDRSLPAEQLYAQTVASIVALVTEREGRRPEAVSLTHPTAWGGHRIELIRSALHREGVGEVELITEPEAAARHYEASRALEMGETLAVYDLGGGTFDSVILRKEIDGSFALIGEPVGIDNLGGVDFDDAVMRHVVGAAGLDVGSLDMSDPAMRLSLSQLRRESVDAKEALSFDSEATVPVVVPPTHTSVRLTRSEFEDMISGSLDTTMDALDDALDSAGLEPEALESILLIGGSSRIPFVAQRLSERFDRPIAIDADPKAAIALGAARTALIRLNDKHLALAGGTALALIADSAAGSELALLDADAAAAADGAPNFVSPVSKARKSSPFVLGGAALTIAAAIVFASTMTAGSGTADRSPSPTTSTAAPETPAIAEPVVPAAPVVEAAPVINDDAPRQSTGSNPNPRRSATPVAPPATQTTAKPTTPQSATSQAPAAPKPTTSTGGGTETGGGTETGGGTETGGGTETGGGTEGGGTETGGGTETGGGTETGGGTETGGGTETGGGTETGGGTEGGGTEGGGTEGGGGTETGGGTETGGGTETGGGTEGGGGEGEGGDVGDTSTPAPTGSPSPDIPA from the coding sequence ATGACAGAGGTGTCATATTTTCTGGCAGTCGATGTGGGGACGAGCCGGATAGCAGCAGCTACCGCGCGCGTCGCGGCAGACGGCAGCATCGTCACAGCGCCGTTTGCGCTGGGCCGCAAGAGCGACAGCGTCGCCACGGTCGTGTTCGTCGGAGACGACGGGGAACTGTCTTTCGGCGATGCCGCTGAACGGCGCGGAGTCACGCAGCCCGAGCGGCTGATCCGCGAGTTCAAGCGCAGCATCGGCGATGAGGTTCCGATCGTCGTCGGCGACCGTTCTCTACCGGCCGAGCAGCTGTATGCGCAGACGGTCGCGTCGATCGTCGCGCTGGTCACCGAGCGCGAGGGTCGCCGGCCCGAGGCGGTCTCACTGACGCACCCCACCGCGTGGGGCGGCCACCGGATCGAGCTGATCCGGTCGGCACTGCACCGCGAGGGCGTCGGCGAGGTGGAGCTCATCACCGAGCCCGAGGCTGCGGCACGCCACTACGAGGCATCACGCGCCCTGGAGATGGGCGAGACCCTCGCGGTCTACGACCTCGGCGGCGGCACCTTCGACTCCGTCATCCTCCGCAAGGAGATCGACGGCTCCTTCGCGCTCATCGGCGAGCCCGTCGGCATCGACAACCTCGGCGGCGTGGACTTCGACGACGCCGTGATGCGCCACGTCGTCGGCGCTGCGGGTCTGGATGTCGGATCCCTCGACATGAGCGACCCCGCCATGCGCCTCTCGCTCTCTCAGCTGCGTCGAGAGTCCGTCGATGCCAAGGAAGCGCTGTCCTTCGACTCCGAGGCGACCGTCCCGGTCGTCGTTCCTCCGACTCACACCAGCGTGCGCCTCACTCGGTCCGAATTCGAGGACATGATCAGCGGATCGCTGGACACGACGATGGACGCACTCGACGACGCGCTCGACTCCGCCGGACTGGAGCCCGAAGCCCTCGAGTCGATTCTTCTCATCGGCGGCTCGTCCCGCATCCCGTTCGTCGCTCAGCGTCTTTCCGAGAGGTTCGACCGGCCCATCGCCATCGACGCCGATCCCAAGGCGGCCATCGCTCTCGGCGCGGCCCGCACGGCGCTCATCCGCCTCAACGACAAGCATCTCGCCCTCGCCGGCGGCACGGCGCTGGCGCTCATCGCCGACAGCGCGGCCGGATCCGAGCTCGCCCTGCTCGACGCGGATGCCGCGGCCGCAGCGGATGGTGCACCGAACTTCGTCTCGCCGGTGAGCAAGGCACGCAAGTCCTCGCCGTTCGTTCTCGGCGGCGCCGCCCTGACGATCGCGGCCGCGATCGTCTTCGCGAGCACGATGACCGCGGGTTCCGGCACCGCCGACCGGTCGCCGTCCCCGACGACATCGACAGCGGCGCCGGAAACGCCGGCGATCGCCGAGCCGGTCGTGCCGGCGGCACCGGTCGTCGAAGCGGCACCGGTGATCAACGACGACGCGCCCCGGCAGTCCACCGGCTCCAACCCCAACCCGCGTCGCAGCGCGACGCCGGTTGCGCCGCCCGCCACGCAGACCACGGCCAAGCCGACGACTCCGCAGAGCGCCACCTCGCAGGCCCCGGCGGCGCCGAAGCCCACAACGAGTACCGGTGGAGGCACCGAAACCGGTGGAGGCACCGAAACCGGTGGAGGCACCGAAACCGGTGGAGGTACCGAAACCGGTGGAGGCACCGAAGGCGGAGGCACCGAAACCGGTGGAGGCACCGAAACCGGTGGAGGAACCGAAACCGGTGGAGGCACCGAAACCGGTGGAGGAACCGAAACCGGTGGAGGCACCGAAACCGGTGGAGGCACCGAAGGCGGAGGCACCGAAGGTGGAGGCACCGAAGGTGGTGGAGGCACCGAAACCGGTGGAGGTACCGAAACCGGTGGAGGTACCGAAACCGGTGGAGGCACCGAAGGCGGGGGCGGCGAAGGAGAAGGCGGCGACGTCGGAGATACCTCCACCCCAGCACCCACCGGGAGTCCCAGCCCCGACATCCCCGCCTGA
- the groES gene encoding co-chaperone GroES — protein MSVSIKPLEDRIAIRQVEAEQTTASGLVIPDTAKEKPQEGEVVAVGPGRIDDNGNRVPLDVAVGDLVLYSKYGGTEVKFGADEFLVLSARDVLAVVVR, from the coding sequence GTGTCGGTTTCCATCAAGCCGCTCGAGGATCGCATCGCCATCCGCCAGGTCGAGGCCGAGCAGACCACGGCGAGCGGTCTGGTCATCCCGGACACCGCTAAGGAGAAGCCCCAGGAGGGCGAGGTCGTAGCGGTCGGACCCGGTCGCATCGACGACAACGGCAACCGCGTTCCGCTCGACGTCGCCGTGGGCGATCTCGTGCTCTACAGCAAGTACGGCGGCACCGAGGTCAAGTTCGGTGCAGACGAGTTCCTCGTTCTGTCGGCGCGCGACGTCCTTGCGGTCGTCGTCCGCTAA
- the rarD gene encoding EamA family transporter RarD: MDAARERSLGGIYAFTAYLLWGFLPLYFLLLAPTGPWELVAWRILLSLAFCAILLTVLRGWGRLAAIVRQPRLLLWTALAGALIYVNWQVFIIAALTGHVIETSLGYFINPIVTVVLGVLVLRERLRLTQWIALALAAIAVGVIVVGYGAFPWVALTLAFSFGIYGLVKKRLGPSVDAVSGLTLETVWLVPVASVILIVVGSTTGLTMGAAGPWHAVLLCLVGVVTAIPLLLFAAGARRVPLTVIGLLQFAAPILQFIIGAWLLGEPMPLERWIGFGLVWFALVVLTVDSLVFARRGRGVSDVGELT, from the coding sequence CTGGATGCCGCGCGCGAGCGCTCGCTCGGCGGCATCTACGCCTTCACGGCCTACCTGCTGTGGGGCTTCTTGCCGCTGTACTTCCTGCTGCTGGCCCCCACGGGCCCGTGGGAACTGGTCGCGTGGCGCATCCTGCTGTCGCTCGCGTTCTGCGCGATCCTGCTGACTGTTCTGCGCGGCTGGGGGCGACTCGCGGCGATCGTTCGGCAGCCGCGCCTGCTGCTGTGGACCGCTCTGGCCGGAGCGCTGATCTACGTCAACTGGCAGGTCTTCATCATCGCCGCGCTGACCGGGCACGTCATCGAGACGAGCCTGGGCTACTTCATCAATCCGATCGTGACGGTGGTGCTCGGGGTGCTGGTGCTGCGCGAGCGCCTGCGCCTCACGCAGTGGATCGCCCTCGCCCTGGCCGCGATCGCGGTCGGTGTGATCGTCGTGGGGTACGGCGCGTTCCCCTGGGTCGCACTGACGCTGGCGTTCTCGTTCGGCATCTACGGCCTCGTCAAGAAGCGCCTCGGTCCCTCCGTCGACGCCGTCAGCGGCCTGACGCTCGAGACGGTCTGGCTCGTTCCGGTGGCGAGCGTGATCCTCATCGTGGTCGGCTCCACCACGGGACTGACGATGGGTGCCGCCGGACCGTGGCACGCGGTGCTGCTGTGCCTGGTCGGGGTGGTCACCGCCATCCCGCTGCTGCTCTTCGCCGCCGGCGCGCGCCGCGTGCCGCTGACCGTGATCGGGCTGCTGCAGTTCGCGGCGCCCATCCTGCAGTTCATCATCGGCGCGTGGCTGCTGGGCGAGCCGATGCCGCTCGAGCGCTGGATCGGGTTCGGGCTGGTGTGGTTCGCGCTGGTCGTGCTCACGGTCGACTCGCTGGTGTTCGCGCGCCGCGGGCGCGGCGTCTCGGACGTCGGCGAGCTCACCTGA
- a CDS encoding metal-sensitive transcriptional regulator: MTDTHTHHGYITDKEKYLNRMRRIEGQARGIHKMVEDEKYCIDILTQISALTSALEAVAIGLLDDHLRHCVVDAARLGGDEADAKISEATAAIARLVR, encoded by the coding sequence ATGACGGACACGCACACCCACCACGGGTACATCACCGACAAAGAGAAGTACCTCAACCGCATGCGCCGCATCGAGGGGCAGGCCCGCGGCATCCATAAAATGGTTGAGGACGAGAAGTACTGCATCGACATCCTGACGCAGATCAGCGCGCTGACCAGTGCGCTCGAGGCCGTCGCGATCGGTCTGCTCGATGATCACCTGCGTCATTGCGTCGTCGATGCGGCACGCCTGGGCGGCGACGAGGCCGACGCCAAGATCTCGGAAGCGACGGCCGCGATCGCGCGGCTGGTGCGCTAA